In one window of Brassica rapa cultivar Chiifu-401-42 chromosome A07, CAAS_Brap_v3.01, whole genome shotgun sequence DNA:
- the LOC103831520 gene encoding probable serine/threonine-protein kinase PBL18 gives MGNCLDSPARVDNRESSFGGSSRISPKPSQPSRLSSLIIPSYSNRSFTSSWSVHTPRSEGELLPSPTLKAFTFNELKTATRNFKPNNLIGEGGFGYVYKGWIGEQSLSPSKPGSGMVVAVKKLKSEGFQGHKEWLTEVHYLGRLHHINLVKLIGFCLEGEKRLLVYEYMPKGSLENHLFRRGADPIPWKTRMKVAISAARGLAFLHEAKVIYRDFKASNILLDSEFNAKLSDFGLAKAGPTGDRTHVTTQVMGTQGYAAPEYIATGRLTAKSDVYSFGVVLLELLSGRPTVDKSKVGVEQNLVDWAIPYLVDRRKVFRIMDTKLGGRYPHKGACAAANIALRCLNTEAKLRPEMSDVLSTLQQLETLTKTGSTPNAIMSPSSVSENRGRSLRSR, from the exons ATGGGAAATTGCTTGGATTCTCCTGCAAGAGTAGATAACAGAGAAAGCTCTTTTGGAG GGTCATCGAGAATTTCTCCTAAACCGAGTCAGCCATCTCGACTCTCAAGCCTCATAATACCCTCTTACAGCAACAGAAGCTTCACTAGTTCATGGTCAGTTCATACACCGAGAAGTGAAGGAGAGCTCTTACCTTCTCCAACACTAAAGGCCTTTACATTCAACGAGCTCAAAACCGCAACAAGAAACTTCAAACCCAACAATCTTATCGGTGAAGGCGGTTTTGGTTATGTCTATAAAGGTTGGATTGGTGAGCAGTCTTTGTCGCCTTCGAAACCAGGGTCAGGTATGGTTGTTGCAGTCAAGAAACTTAAATCAGAAGGGTTTCAAGGACACAAAGAGTGGTTG ACTGAGGTTCACTATCTAGGGAGGCTTCATCACATAAATCTTGTGAAGCTCATTGGATTTTGCTTAGAGGGAGAGAAGCGGCTTTTGGTTTACGAGTACATGCCCAAAGGAAGCCTTGAGAACCATCTATTTAGAA GAGGCGCAGATCCGATTCCGTGGAAGACAAGGATGAAAGTTGCAATAAGTGCAGCGAGAGGACTTGCTTTCCTCCACGAAGCTAAAGTCATATACCGTGACTTCAAGGCCTCTAATATTCTACTTGATTCG GAGTTCAATGCAAAGCTATCTGATTTCGGATTGGCAAAAGCAGGACCAACAGGAGATAGAACccatgtgacaactcaagtgatGGGCACTCAAGGCTACGCAGCACCTGAATACATAGCAACGGGCCGGTTAACTGCCAAGAGCGATGTCTATAGCTTTGGAGTGGTGCTTCTCGAACTACTCTCGGGACGTCCCACGGTAGATAAATCGAAAGTAGGAGTGGAACAGAATCTGGTGGATTGGGCAATACCTTATCTAGTGGATAGGAGAAAAGTGTTTAGAATAATGGACACAAAGCTTGGAGGGCGTTACCCGCACAAAGGGGCTTGTGCAGCAGCCAACATTGCATTGCGGTGTCTTAACACAGAAGCTAAGCTGAGACCGGAGATGTCTGATGTCTTGTCTACTTTACAACAGCTTGAGACTTTGACAAAGACGGGCTCTACTCCAAACGCAATCATGTCTCCTTCATCTGTGTCGGAGAATCGCGGGAGATCTCTACGTTCAAGGTGA
- the LOC103831519 gene encoding homeobox-leucine zipper protein ATHB-13 codes for MSCNNGMSFFPSNFMIQTSYEDDHPHQAPSLAPLLPSCSIPQDLHGFASFLGKRSPIEVGNNMNGEEDYSDDGSHMGEKKRRLNMEQVKTLEKTFELGNKLEPEMKMQLARALGLQPRQIAIWFQNRRARWKTKQLEKDYDTLKQQFDALKADNELLQTHNQKLQAEIMGLKNKEQIESINLNKETEGSCSNRSDNSSDNLRLDISTALPSVDSTITGGHPPAPQTVGRHFFPPSPAAATTTTTTMQFFQNSSSGQSMVKEENSISNMLCAMDDHSGFWPWLDQQQYN; via the exons ATGTCTTGTAATAATGGAATGTCTTTTTTCCCTTCAAATTTCATGATCCAAACCTCTTACGAAGACGATCATCCTCATCAAGCTCCATCTCTTGCACCTCTCCTTCCCTCTTGCTCTATACCTCAAGATCTACATG GGTTTGCTTCGTTTCTAGGTAAGAGATCTCCAATAGAAGTGGGGAACAATATGAACGGAGAAGAGGATTATTCAGATGATGGGTCTCACATGggagagaagaagaggagaCTGAACATGGAGCAAGTGAAGACGTTGGAGAAGACTTTCGAGCTTGGAAACAAACTTGAACCAGAGATGAAAATGCAGTTGGCTCGTGCCTTGGGTTTACAGCCAAGACAGATCGCGATTTGGTTTCAGAACAGAAGAGCTCGCTGGAAAACAAAGCAGCTCGAGAAAGATTATGATACGCTTAAACAGCAATTCGATGCCCTTAAAGCTGATAATGAGCTTCTTCAAACTCATAATCAGAAACTCCAAGCTGAG ATAATGGGATtaaaaaacaaagaacaaatAGAATCAATAAATTTGAACAAAGAGACAGAAGGATCTTGCAGTAACAGAAGCGATAACAGTTCCGATAATCTCAGACTTGATATCTCGACCGCGCTGCCATCAGTAGACAGCACAATAACCGGCGGCCACCCACCAGCACCGCAGACAGTCGGTCGACACTTCTTCCCACCGTCACCAGCAGCCGCAACGACCACCACAACGACGATGCAGTTCTTCCAAAACTCGTCGTCAGGACAAAGCATGGTTAAAGAAGAAAACAGTATCAGTAACATGTTGTGTGCAATGGATGACCACTCTGGTTTCTGGCCATGGCTTGATCAGCAACAGTACAATTGA
- the LOC103831521 gene encoding ubiquitin-conjugating enzyme E2 2, translating to MSTPARKRLMRDFRRLQQDPPAGISGAPQDNNILLWNAVIFGPDDTPWDGGTFKLTLQFTEDYPNKPPTVRFVSRMFHPNIYADGSICLDILQNQWSPIYDVAAILTSIQSLLCDPNPNSPANSEAARLFSENKREYNRRVKDIVEQSWTAD from the exons ATGTCGACACCAGCGAGGAAGAGGCTGATGAGGGATTTCAGGAGGTTGCAGCAAGATCCTCCTGCTGGTATCAGTGGTGCTCCTCAGGACAACAACATCTTGCTCTGGAACGCTGTTATCTTCgg TCCAGATGATACACCTTGGGATGGAG GTACTTTTAAGTTGACTCTTCAATTTACGGAGGATTATCCCAACAAACCACCAACTGTTCGTTTTGTTTCTCGCATGTTTCACCCAAACA TCTATGCAGATGGGAGTATCTGTCTTGATATCTTACAGAACCAATGGAGTCCCATTTATGATGTTGCTGCGATTCTCACATCTATCCAG TCACTCCTCTGTGATCCCAACCCAAACTCGCCTGCAAACTCCGAAGCTGCTCGCTTGTTCAGCGAGAACAAGCGTGAGTACAACAGACGTGTTAAGGACATTGTCGAACAGAGTTGGACCGCTGACTAA
- the LOC103831522 gene encoding SNF1-related protein kinase regulatory subunit gamma-1-like → MAESEKSDVDKEIRSSVSSCEAYFEKVQSRKNLPKSLQDTLNSAFAGIPVSSFPQVPGGRVIEIPAETSVSEAVKILSDSKILSAPVINKDHETSLDWKERYSGIIDYSSIILWVLESAELAAIALSATSATAAGVGAGAVGALGVAALGVTGPVAAAGLAAAAVGAAVAGGVAADRGIGKDAVTAADSLGKDFYQVILQEEPFRSTTVGTILKSFRYAPFLPVSTESSMLSVLLLLSKYRLRNVPVIKPGEPDIKNYITQSAVVHGLEGCKGRDWFDHISALPISDLGLPFMSPNEVISIGSEELILEAFKRMRDSNIGGLPVVEGANKKVVGNISMRDIRYLLLQPEVFSNFRQLTVKTFAAKIATAGDKYGSASLAITCRPYSTLGSVINSLASRSVHRVYVVDGDEDELYGVITLRDVISCFVSEPPNYFENCLGFSVKEVLNR, encoded by the exons ATGGCGGAAAGTGAGAAGAGTGATGTGGATAAGGAGATAAGATCGTCGGTTTCGAGCTGCGAGGCCTATTTCGAGAAAGTTCAGTCGAGGAAGAATCTTCCCAAATCTCTTCAAGATACCCTCAACTCCGCCTTCGCCGGTATCCCCGTCTCCTCCTTCCCTCAAGTTCCCGGCGGCAGAG TGATTGAGATTCCAGCGGAGACATCTGTATCAGAAGCAGTAAAGATTCTCTCAGACAGCAAGATTCTCTCAGCTCCCGTCATTAACAAAGACCACGAGACCTCCCTAGACTGGAAGGAGAGGTACTCAGGAATCATCGACTACTCCTCGATCATCCTATGGGTGCTGGAGAGCGCAGAGCTCGCCGCAATCGCCTTATCCGCCACGTCAGCGACCGCAGCCGGCGTCGGCGCAGGAGCCGTCGGCGCTTTAGGCGTTGCGGCCCTCGGCGTCACCGGTCCGGTCGCTGCAGCGGGGCTAGCGGCGGCTGCGGTTGGAGCAGCGGTCGCTGGCGGCGTTGCAGCTGACCGCGGGATCGGGAAAGATGCTGTGACAGCTGCTGATAGCTTGGGGAAAGACTTCTATCAAGTCATTCTCCAAGAAGAGCCTTTCAGATCAACCACT GTTGGGACAATACTTAAGTCCTTTAGATACGCTCCTTTTCTTCCGGTGTCTACTGAGAGTTCAATGCTGAGTGTTTTGCTGCTACTCTCTAAGTACCGGTTAAGAAATGTACCGGTGATTAAACCGGGAGAGCCGGATATCAAGAACTACATTACTCAGTCTGCGGTTGTTCATGGTCTTGAAGGCTGTAAAGGCAGAGATTGGTTTGATCATATCTCTGCTCTTCCTATCTCTGATCTCGGCCTCCCTTTCATGTCTCCCAACGAG GTGATTAGCATTGGTAGCGAAGAGCTTATTCTTGAAGCGTTCAAGAGGATGAGAGACAGTAACATTGGTGGTCTTCCTGTTGTTGAAGGGGCGAACAAGAAGGTTGTTGGGAACATAAGCATGAGAGACATTAGATACTTGCTTCTACAACCTGAAGTCTTCTCCAACTTCAG GCAACTTACGGTGAAGACTTTCGCGGCGAAGATTGCAACGGCGGGGGATAAATATGGTTCAGCGAGTCTTGCGATAACATGTAGGCCTTATTCGACTTTGGGAAGTGTTATAAACAGTTTGGCTTCGAGGTCAGTGCATAGGGTGTATGTAGTGGATGGAGATGAGGATGAGCTTTATGGGGTTATTACGCTGAGGGATGTGATCTCTTGTTTCGTGTCTGAACCTCCCAACTACTTTGAGAACTGTCTTGGCTTCTCGGTCAAAGAAGTGCTTAACCGATGA